In the genome of Entelurus aequoreus isolate RoL-2023_Sb linkage group LG08, RoL_Eaeq_v1.1, whole genome shotgun sequence, one region contains:
- the kcng3 gene encoding potassium voltage-gated channel subfamily G member 3 — MKFGKSICVLNVGGTRYAFTRDVIRDFPLRRVSRLHACASEKEVLELCDDYDRDRNEFFFDRHAQAFVLIMLYVRSGKLRFLPGVCELSFYSEMLYWGLESAHLDSCCQKRLDDRLSEVGLDGLSEEDAGVSGEEAGAEAVQARAALTGRAKWMERTRRAFEEPSSSVGAQLLASVSVIFVIVSMVMLCASTLPDWDTAKRNTVEEHRIVEAVCIGWFTAECTVRFLVARNKWDFLRRPLNIIDVIAITPYYVTMAMARAGMPGAGLGVAGVILRVLRMMRVFWLMKLARHFLGLQTLGLTLRRCYREMVMLMVFVFVAMAIYSALAQLLEHGLDLGMQNQDFASIPAAAWWVIISMTTVGYGDVYPVTVGGRVLGGMCVVSGIVLLALPITFIYHSFVQCYNELRLRSARYARSVSTEILQ; from the exons ATGAAGTTCGGGAAGAGCATCTGCGTGCTGAACGTCGGGGGGACCCGCTACGCCTTCACCCGCGACGTGATCCGGGATTTCCCACTCCGGCGCGTCAGCCGCCTCCACGCCTGCGCCTCGGAGAAGGAGGTCCTGGAGCTGTGCGACGACTACGACCGGGACCGCAACGAGTTCTTCTTCGACCGCCACGCTCAGGCGTTCGTGTTGATCATGCTGTACGTGCGCTCCGGCAAACTGCGCTTCCTGCCCGGCGTGTGCGAGCTCTCCTTCTACTCGGAGATGCTCTACTGGGGGCTGGAGAGCGCGCACCTGGACTCCTGCTGCCAGAAGCGCCTGGACGACAGGCTCTCCGAGGTCGGGCTGGACGGGCTCTCCGAGGAGGACGCGGGGGTCTCCGGGGAGGAGGCGGGCGCAGAGGCCGTGCAGGCGCGGGCGGCGCTCACCGGGCGCGCCAAGTGGATGGAGAGGACGCGGAGGGCGTTCGAGGAGCCCAGCTCGTCCGTCGGGGCGCAGCTGCTGGCTTCGGTGTCCGTCATCTTCGTCATCGTGTCCATGGTCATGCTGTGCGCCAGTACTCTGCCGGACTGGGACACGGCCAAGAGGAACACCGTGGAGGAGCACCG GATAGTGGAGGCCGTGTGCATCGGCTGGTTCACGGCGGAGTGCACCGTGCGCTTCCTGGTGGCGCGGAACAAGTGGGACTTCCTCCGCCGGCCGCTCAACATCATCGACGTGATCGCCATCACCCCGTACTACGTCACCATGGCGATGGCCCGGGCGGGGATGCCGGGCGCCGGGCTGGGAGTGGCGGGCGTCATCCTGCGCGTGCTTCGGATGATGCGGGTCTTCTGGCTGATGAAGCTGGCCCGCCACTTCCTGGGCCTGCAGACGCTGGGGCTGACGCTGCGGCGCTGCTACCGGGAGATGGTGATGCTGATGGTGTTTGTCTTCGTCGCCATGGCGATATACAGCGCCCTGGCGCAGCTGCTGGAGCACGGCCTGGATTTGGGCATGCAGAACCAGGATTTCGCCAGCATCCCGGCCGCCGCCTGGTGGGTCATCATCTCCATGACGACGGTGGGGTACGGGGACGTGTACCCGGTGACCGTCGGGGGGCGGGTCCTGGGGGGGATGTGCGTGGTGAGCGGCATCGTCCTGCTCGCCCTGCCCATCACCTTCATCTACCACAGCTTTGTACAATGCTACAATGAACTCAGACTGCGCTCGGCCAGATACGCTCGCAGCGTCTCCACGGAAATCCTGCAGTGA